One stretch of Macaca nemestrina isolate mMacNem1 chromosome 17, mMacNem.hap1, whole genome shotgun sequence DNA includes these proteins:
- the LOC105472197 gene encoding keratin, type I cytoskeletal 39: MDTKGCTTTNSPSTPCQNCSRITNVSTISSNNCCHSGGLKVKNCQPAGHTLRTTRDQGCQPTPCFCRKPIYLINNFILHSSLDDCSWYGEGINSNEKETMQILNERLANYLEKVRMLERENAELESKIQEENNKELPVLCPDYLSYYTTIEELQQKILCTKAENSRLVSQIDNTKLTADDLRAKYEAEVSLRQLVEADANGLKQILNVLTLGKADLETQVQSLKEELLCLKNNHKEEINSLQCQLGERLHIEVTAAPSVDLNQVLQEMRCQYESIMETNRKDVEQWFNTQIEELNQQVVTSSQQQQCCQKEIIELRRTVNTLEVELQAQHRMRDSQECILTETEARYTALLTQIQSLIDNLEAQLAEIRCALERQNQEYEILLDVKSRLECEITTYRSLLESLDGKRPCYPCTTKCEPSPWTSYKSGAMECTAPACTSSAPCGLKEHCSACGPLSRILVKICTITKEIKDGKVISSYEHVQPCFIIRPAKV, from the exons ATGGATACCAAGGGCTGCACAACAACCAATTCTCCTTCAACCCCATGTCAAAACTGCTCTAGGATTACAAATGTTAGTACCATCTCTTCTAACAACTGCTGCCATTCTGGTGGCCTTAAAGTCAAGAACTGTCAACCAGCTGGCCACACTCTCAGAACTACCCGGGACCAGGGCTGCCAACCCACTCCTTGCTTTTGTCGCAAGCCCATCTACCTAATAAACAACTTCATCTTGCATTCCTCTCTGGATGACTGCAGCTGGTATGGTGAAGGCATCAACAGTAATGAGAAGGAGACCATGCAAATCTTGAACGAGCGTCTTGCTAACTACCTGGAAAAGGTGCGAATGCTAGAACGAGAGAATGCTGAACTGGAATCTAAAATCCAGGAAGAGAATAACAAAGAGCTCCCTGTTCTATGTCCTGATTACCTGTCTTATTACACTACCATTGAGGAACTCCAGCAGAAG ATCTTGTGTACCAAGGCTGAGAATTCCAGACTGGTCTCGCAAATTGACAACACCAAACTGACTGCAGATGACTTGAGAGCCAA GTATGAAGCTGAGGTGTCTCTCCGCCAGCTGGTAGAGGCAGATGCCAATGGCCTCAAGCAGATCCTGAATGTGCTGACCCTGGGCAAGGCCGACCTGGAGACACAAGTCCAGTCTCTGAAAGAGGAGCTCCTTTGCCTCAAGAACAACCATAAAGAG GAAATCAATTCTTTACAGTGTCAGCTTGGGGAGAGACTTCACATTGAAGTGACTGCTGCCCCTTCTGTTGACCTAAACCAGGTTCTACAAGAAATGAGATGTCAATATGAGTCCATCATGGAGACAAACCGCAAAGATGTGGAACAATGGTTCAACACACAG ATAGAGGAGCTGAATCAACAAGTGGTGACCAGCTCTCAACAGCAGCAATGCTGCCAAAAGGAGATCATAGAACTGAGACGCACTGTGAACACTCTGGAGGTTGAACTGCAGGCCCAGCATCGAATG AGAGATTCCCAAGAGTGCATCCTGACGGAGACGGAGGCTCGCTACACAGCCCTGCTGACCCAGATCCAGAGTCTGATCGATAACCTGGAGGCTCAGCTGGCAGAGATTCGGTGTGCCCTGGAAAGACAGAACCAAGAATACGAGATCCTGCTGGACGTCAAGTCCCGGCTGGAGTGTGAGATTACCACATACCGCAGCCTTCTGGAGAGCTTGGATGGCAA gCGTCCTTGTTACCCGTGTACCACCAAATGTGAGCCTTCCCCCTGGACATCTTATAAGTCCGGAGCCATGGAATGCACGGCCCCAGCTTGCACATCCTCAGCCCCCTGTGGCTTAAAGGAGCACTGCAGTGCCTGTGGACCCCTGTCCCGGATACTGGTTAAAATTTGCACCATCACCAAGGAGATTAAGGATGGGAAGGTCATTTCTTCTTACGAGCATGTGCAGCCTTGTTTCATCATCAGACCTGCCAAAGTCTAA